In one window of Gudongella oleilytica DNA:
- a CDS encoding vWA domain-containing protein produces the protein MKKGLVELVFILDRSGSMSGLESDTIGGFNSMIKSQKTIEGECRVTTVLFDDRYELLHDRINLMGISPLTEREYYVRGTTALLDAVGRTINKIASVQRNTTEEERAEKVLFVITTDGYENSSREYDYDKVRAMIEKERDKYGWEFLFLGANIDAIETAAKFGISKDRAADYHADSEGTRVTYQAMDQAVRTIRENRTMDKDWKKKLDEDYKNRKKKQ, from the coding sequence ATGAAAAAAGGATTGGTAGAGCTGGTATTTATTTTAGACAGAAGCGGTTCAATGAGTGGACTTGAATCAGACACGATCGGAGGCTTCAACTCGATGATAAAGAGTCAAAAGACCATCGAAGGTGAATGCAGGGTTACTACCGTGCTGTTTGACGACCGATATGAGCTCCTCCACGACCGGATCAACCTTATGGGGATCTCCCCTCTGACAGAAAGGGAATACTACGTTAGGGGCACCACAGCACTTCTCGATGCGGTTGGAAGGACCATAAATAAGATCGCATCGGTTCAGAGAAATACCACAGAGGAGGAAAGGGCAGAAAAGGTGCTTTTTGTTATCACTACTGACGGCTATGAAAACTCCAGCAGGGAATACGACTATGATAAGGTCAGGGCCATGATCGAGAAGGAAAGAGACAAATATGGATGGGAGTTCCTTTTCCTGGGCGCAAACATCGATGCCATTGAGACAGCAGCAAAATTTGGAATATCAAAGGACAGGGCAGCAGATTACCATGCAGATTCTGAGGGCACCAGAGTAACCTACCAGGCCATGGATCAAGCTGTTAGAACTATCAGGGAAAACAGGACCATGGACAAGGACTGGAAAAAGAAGCTGGAC
- a CDS encoding macro domain-containing protein, which translates to MPLEIVRNDITKMDVDAIVNAANSMLRKGGGVCGAIFDAAGEEKMEAALKKYKGCKAGEAVITKGFDLPAKYVIHTVGPVWQGGTNGEEDVLKACYRNSLQLAKDKGLESIAFPLLSSGAFGYPKDKALQAAISSIGEFLMESDMTVYLVVFDKKAFSLSGRLFREVRAYITDSYAERAREGTTTIGRYLEMDFELRQTSEAVLEKSTAGIEDIVNNLDTSFSETLIKLIDMKGLIDPEVYKKANIDRRHFSKIKNNPGYRPSKNTALALCIALQLNLDQTTDLLRRAGLALSPSSRFDLIVEYFIKKGIYDIYEINSTLFYFDENTLGG; encoded by the coding sequence ATGCCACTTGAAATAGTAAGGAATGACATCACAAAAATGGATGTTGATGCAATAGTTAATGCGGCTAACTCCATGCTTAGAAAAGGCGGAGGAGTCTGCGGAGCAATTTTTGATGCAGCAGGAGAAGAGAAAATGGAGGCTGCATTAAAGAAATACAAGGGATGCAAAGCTGGAGAAGCTGTGATTACAAAGGGCTTCGATCTTCCGGCCAAATATGTTATCCATACTGTCGGCCCTGTGTGGCAGGGAGGTACAAATGGCGAGGAGGATGTTCTTAAAGCCTGCTACAGGAACAGCCTTCAACTTGCAAAGGATAAAGGACTTGAGTCCATAGCCTTTCCCCTGCTTTCATCTGGAGCGTTCGGCTATCCCAAGGATAAGGCACTTCAGGCAGCCATTAGCTCCATTGGAGAATTTCTGATGGAGAGCGATATGACGGTGTATCTGGTCGTATTCGATAAAAAGGCCTTCTCTTTAAGTGGCAGACTGTTCAGGGAGGTAAGAGCGTATATTACCGACAGCTATGCCGAAAGAGCAAGAGAAGGGACAACCACAATCGGGAGATATCTTGAGATGGATTTCGAGCTGCGGCAAACCTCGGAGGCAGTTTTAGAAAAATCCACAGCCGGGATCGAGGATATTGTTAACAACCTGGATACATCCTTTTCGGAGACGCTAATAAAGCTCATCGATATGAAAGGCTTAATAGATCCGGAGGTATATAAGAAGGCAAATATTGATAGGAGGCACTTCTCAAAGATCAAAAACAATCCCGGCTACAGGCCCAGCAAAAACACGGCTCTTGCGCTTTGCATAGCCTTGCAGCTAAACCTGGACCAGACTACTGATCTGTTAAGAAGAGCAGGGCTTGCCCTCTCTCCCAGCAGCAGGTTTGACTTGATCGTCGAGTACTTCATTAAGAAAGGAATTTACGACATATACGAAATCAACAGTACACTTTTCTATTTCGATGAGAACACGTTGGGCGGTTGA
- a CDS encoding ABC transporter substrate-binding protein, whose protein sequence is MKKVLVLMLAMVMAISMLAGCAPNEPAAPVETPAETPANDTPLVVGYAAFSQKFSPFFATTAYDMDAVTMTQVSLLTTDRVGGIVYNAIEGETVSYEGTDHEYTGIADIKVDYDEAADVTTYNIKLKEGVLFSDGQEMDADDIIFNYYVYSDPTYTGSTTFYSFPIIGMTNYRENNSKAEELAVTPEELAAAMENPTDEMKAFMSDFVSGVLTDELDWVKSIYGDPNYKTYTDQYPVAKDLFAFFYAKDANYDAAAVADEAQVLSDIIAQYGDDWKTLGANYGGSEGYFAGDIEGEVGRIVLKEKLAASDGTEVPNIEGIKKLGKYEVEVKSKGFDASAVYTICGIQVAPMHYYGSEDMYDYDNNKFGFTRGDLSGIEAKTTQPMGAGPYKFIEYKDKVVYYEANENYYKGAPKTKYVQLKETTDAEMIAGVGTGVIDLANPSGSKAKFDELKSYNSNGEVVGDKIAAVSVDNLGYGYIGINSKTVNVGGVQDSEASKNLRKGFATVFAVHRDVAIDSYYGDAASVINYPISNTSWAAPQKSDPGYSVAYSKDVDGNDIYTESMVAEDKYAAALEAAVGFFKAAGYTFDEATGKFTAAPAGAELEYEIIVPADGIGDHPAFAILADTKTSLEKIGITLTINDPADTNVLWDTLDANTHEMWTAAWGSTIDPDMYQVYHSSNGKGLGGTDSNSYNIADAELDRFIIEARKSPDQEFRKAVYKQALDIILDWGVEIPTYQRQNLVIFSPERINMDTVTPDITTYWGWMNDLELLEMK, encoded by the coding sequence ATGAAAAAGGTATTAGTTCTAATGCTGGCAATGGTTATGGCAATATCAATGTTGGCTGGTTGTGCACCAAATGAGCCTGCGGCACCTGTAGAGACACCTGCTGAAACACCGGCGAACGACACACCGCTGGTAGTAGGCTATGCGGCATTCAGCCAGAAGTTCAGTCCATTTTTTGCTACAACAGCTTATGACATGGACGCTGTTACCATGACTCAGGTTTCACTTCTTACTACTGACAGAGTGGGAGGAATCGTGTACAACGCAATCGAGGGCGAAACAGTAAGCTACGAGGGGACAGATCACGAGTACACTGGAATTGCAGACATCAAGGTTGACTATGATGAGGCTGCTGACGTAACTACTTACAACATCAAGCTTAAGGAAGGCGTATTGTTCAGCGATGGTCAGGAGATGGATGCTGACGACATAATATTCAACTATTATGTGTATTCAGATCCTACTTATACCGGCTCAACCACCTTCTATTCATTCCCGATAATCGGGATGACCAACTACAGGGAGAACAACTCCAAGGCTGAAGAGCTTGCGGTAACTCCAGAGGAGCTTGCAGCAGCAATGGAGAACCCAACTGACGAAATGAAGGCATTTATGTCCGATTTCGTAAGCGGAGTTTTAACTGACGAGCTTGACTGGGTCAAGAGCATTTATGGAGATCCAAACTATAAGACTTACACAGATCAATATCCTGTTGCAAAGGATCTATTCGCATTCTTCTATGCCAAGGATGCAAACTACGACGCAGCCGCTGTTGCTGACGAAGCACAGGTACTTTCAGACATAATCGCTCAATATGGCGACGACTGGAAGACTCTTGGAGCTAACTACGGCGGAAGCGAAGGCTATTTTGCTGGTGACATCGAAGGCGAAGTAGGCAGAATAGTTCTTAAGGAAAAGCTTGCAGCATCAGATGGTACTGAGGTACCAAATATTGAAGGTATCAAGAAGCTTGGAAAATATGAAGTAGAGGTTAAATCCAAGGGCTTTGACGCATCAGCAGTTTATACCATCTGCGGGATCCAGGTAGCTCCAATGCATTACTATGGAAGCGAAGATATGTATGATTATGACAACAACAAGTTTGGTTTCACAAGAGGAGACCTTTCCGGAATAGAAGCTAAAACTACTCAACCAATGGGAGCCGGTCCTTACAAGTTCATTGAATACAAGGACAAAGTAGTTTATTATGAAGCAAATGAAAACTACTACAAAGGCGCACCAAAGACCAAGTATGTACAATTGAAGGAAACTACTGACGCTGAAATGATCGCCGGTGTTGGCACAGGCGTAATCGACCTGGCAAATCCATCAGGATCAAAGGCTAAGTTTGATGAATTGAAGTCATACAACTCAAACGGCGAAGTGGTTGGCGACAAGATCGCAGCTGTTTCAGTTGACAACCTGGGCTATGGCTACATCGGAATCAACTCCAAGACTGTCAATGTCGGTGGAGTTCAGGATTCTGAAGCCAGCAAGAACCTGAGAAAAGGCTTTGCAACAGTTTTCGCAGTACACAGAGACGTTGCTATCGACAGCTACTATGGCGATGCAGCATCTGTAATCAACTATCCGATATCAAATACATCCTGGGCAGCTCCACAAAAATCTGATCCAGGTTACTCAGTTGCATACTCCAAGGATGTAGACGGAAATGACATCTACACTGAGAGCATGGTAGCTGAGGACAAGTATGCAGCAGCTCTTGAGGCAGCAGTTGGATTCTTCAAGGCGGCAGGCTATACATTCGACGAAGCAACAGGCAAATTCACTGCAGCTCCAGCTGGAGCAGAACTTGAGTACGAAATAATCGTTCCTGCTGATGGAATCGGTGATCACCCTGCGTTTGCAATACTTGCTGACACCAAGACATCACTTGAGAAGATAGGCATCACTTTAACTATCAATGACCCGGCAGATACCAATGTTCTTTGGGATACTTTGGACGCCAATACACATGAGATGTGGACTGCTGCATGGGGCTCAACTATTGACCCGGATATGTATCAGGTATACCACAGCTCAAACGGTAAAGGCCTGGGCGGAACTGACAGCAACAGCTACAACATAGCTGACGCCGAGCTTGACAGATTTATAATCGAAGCTAGAAAGAGCCCGGATCAAGAGTTCAGAAAAGCAGTTTACAAGCAAGCTCTTGACATAATCCTTGACTGGGGAGTAGAGATCCCGACTTATCAAAGACAGAACCTGGTAATCTTCAGCCCAGAAAGAATCAACATGGATACAGTAACACCAGACATAACGACTTACTGGGGATGGATGAACGACCTAGAGCTTCTGGAAATGAAATAG
- a CDS encoding ABC transporter permease, whose protein sequence is MRKYILKRLLISAVLLFFVSLIIYTIMRSIPTSYVESQARMLSMRPNSKPYSEWLAQLNAAYGLDIGIVPGFFKWLSNAVRGNFGDSWAFSVPVTEKFASVIWDSFILGSIAFVLQVIISIPLGILAARKQYSRTDYAVTVVALLGISLPTFFFATVLKLIFSVWLGWFDLYGKVGRNYMLLDSFGQFMDVASHFVLPVMTLTIIGIGSLMRYTRTNMLEVLNSDFIRTARAKGLSEKRVINFHAFRNTLIPIVTILGGSLPGLFAGALITETLFQIPGIGYTGYLAMVSGDIPFTMFYMVFLAVLTLLGTLIADILYAVVDPRVRID, encoded by the coding sequence ATGCGTAAATACATATTAAAGAGGCTATTGATATCAGCGGTACTTCTTTTCTTCGTATCGCTGATAATTTATACCATAATGAGAAGCATCCCAACATCATACGTTGAGTCCCAGGCAAGGATGCTTTCAATGAGACCAAATTCCAAGCCCTACAGCGAGTGGCTGGCACAGCTGAACGCGGCATATGGACTGGATATTGGTATAGTACCTGGGTTCTTTAAGTGGCTTTCAAATGCAGTCAGAGGGAATTTTGGAGATTCCTGGGCCTTTAGCGTGCCGGTTACTGAAAAGTTTGCATCGGTTATTTGGGATTCATTTATACTTGGTTCAATAGCATTCGTGCTTCAGGTTATAATATCGATCCCGCTGGGGATCCTTGCAGCAAGAAAGCAGTACAGCAGAACTGATTATGCAGTAACTGTAGTGGCACTTTTGGGGATTTCTCTTCCAACCTTCTTCTTTGCTACCGTCCTTAAGCTAATCTTTTCGGTATGGCTGGGGTGGTTCGACCTTTATGGCAAGGTGGGAAGAAACTACATGCTTCTGGATTCCTTTGGGCAGTTCATGGACGTGGCAAGCCATTTTGTCCTTCCCGTCATGACATTGACCATTATTGGAATAGGGAGCCTTATGAGATACACAAGGACCAACATGCTGGAGGTCCTTAATTCAGACTTTATTAGAACGGCAAGGGCTAAGGGACTTTCTGAGAAGAGAGTTATCAACTTCCATGCCTTTAGAAACACCTTGATCCCCATAGTGACAATTCTTGGGGGATCATTGCCGGGGTTATTTGCTGGAGCTCTTATTACAGAGACCTTGTTCCAGATCCCAGGTATCGGTTACACGGGATATCTTGCCATGGTAAGCGGCGATATACCCTTCACCATGTTTTACATGGTATTTTTAGCAGTTCTGACGCTGTTGGGTACACTTATTGCAGACATTCTGTATGCAGTGGTTGACCCTAGAGTCAGAATAGACTGA
- a CDS encoding ABC transporter permease yields the protein MTEKNQEMIIKEKEENIAESHVSTSGSLGDEQRVKVLSPGMLVVKRFIRNRLAIIGLIIIAFMFVFSFIGGLVTPYEETQVFKYVGTMSKEYASITYNNDYRYTVVDGMEYSSSAHSAFILARNSGKTTFTSGGQEYHIVEEGEEFYKIVTSAPIARITNFRGLVAINGIDGEVISPELNAAATEAVLGNVGQFNLDGELYTIVQSGREYVLGRSGDAAIESKNIFDPAIPTQNLGYEFTYAAEKAFREDGIFTFSADGVDYRIEEEDNLAVIYKGDEEYALLSNLAIQPASPDVFLTIEFKKALSDAIEGNHPSFMFKNEEGVDVEYQVSRINNLYTVKADTQTHLISIHEQPSAKHWLGTDKHGMDVMTRLMYGGRISLTIGFIVVLLESALGVIMGGLAGYFGKWVDMLIMRIVDVFNCIPFMPLLIILGSIMDAMEVAPQLRIYFLMFILGIMSWPGIARMVRGQILSLREQEFMVAAEATGLSVSRRIFKHLVPNVIPQLIVFATMGLGSVILYESTLSFLGLGVKFPLASWGNIISGVSTAYEMTNFWFVWIPAGTLILLTVLGFNFVGDGLRDAFDPKMKR from the coding sequence GTGACTGAGAAGAATCAAGAGATGATAATTAAAGAAAAAGAAGAAAACATAGCTGAGAGTCATGTGAGCACATCCGGTAGTCTTGGGGATGAACAGAGAGTCAAGGTGCTATCCCCCGGGATGCTAGTTGTAAAGAGATTTATCAGGAACAGACTAGCGATAATTGGGTTGATAATAATTGCGTTTATGTTTGTGTTCTCCTTTATCGGAGGCTTGGTGACACCTTATGAGGAGACTCAGGTCTTCAAGTATGTAGGAACCATGTCCAAGGAATATGCGAGTATCACCTACAATAACGATTACAGATATACAGTTGTTGATGGGATGGAGTATTCAAGCTCAGCCCACTCAGCATTTATCCTTGCAAGAAACAGCGGAAAGACAACCTTCACCTCAGGCGGGCAGGAGTACCACATAGTCGAGGAGGGCGAGGAATTTTACAAGATAGTCACTTCAGCACCAATAGCCAGGATAACAAACTTCAGAGGGCTTGTCGCTATTAACGGCATCGACGGAGAAGTAATCTCACCAGAGCTTAATGCAGCTGCTACTGAGGCGGTCCTAGGCAATGTTGGTCAATTTAACCTTGATGGTGAGCTTTACACGATAGTTCAAAGCGGCAGGGAGTATGTCCTTGGAAGATCCGGAGATGCTGCCATTGAGTCGAAAAATATATTCGACCCGGCAATACCGACACAAAACCTTGGCTATGAGTTTACCTATGCAGCTGAGAAGGCTTTCAGAGAAGATGGAATATTTACTTTCTCTGCAGATGGTGTCGATTACAGGATCGAGGAGGAGGACAATTTAGCCGTGATCTACAAGGGTGACGAGGAATATGCCCTTCTGTCAAACCTTGCTATACAGCCGGCATCACCGGATGTCTTCCTTACTATAGAATTCAAGAAAGCCCTTAGTGATGCGATCGAGGGCAACCACCCATCCTTTATGTTCAAGAATGAAGAGGGTGTAGATGTGGAGTATCAGGTGTCGAGGATCAACAACCTCTATACAGTGAAGGCTGACACCCAGACTCACCTCATATCCATCCACGAACAGCCTTCAGCGAAGCACTGGCTTGGAACGGACAAGCACGGAATGGACGTAATGACAAGGCTTATGTATGGTGGCAGAATATCACTTACCATAGGATTTATAGTAGTACTTCTGGAATCAGCCCTCGGAGTAATCATGGGAGGATTGGCAGGGTACTTCGGCAAATGGGTCGATATGCTTATAATGCGTATAGTTGACGTATTCAACTGTATACCTTTTATGCCTTTATTGATAATTCTAGGTTCAATAATGGATGCCATGGAGGTCGCACCGCAGCTTAGGATCTACTTTTTGATGTTTATACTTGGTATAATGAGCTGGCCCGGCATAGCACGTATGGTCAGAGGTCAGATATTGTCTCTAAGGGAACAGGAGTTTATGGTTGCAGCTGAAGCGACAGGTCTTTCAGTATCCAGAAGGATATTCAAGCACCTTGTACCTAATGTAATACCTCAGCTAATTGTTTTTGCAACGATGGGTCTTGGCTCCGTAATACTTTATGAATCAACATTGAGCTTCCTGGGGCTGGGAGTAAAATTCCCGCTGGCATCCTGGGGAAATATTATTAGCGGCGTGTCCACAGCCTATGAGATGACCAATTTCTGGTTTGTGTGGATACCTGCAGGTACACTTATACTCTTGACGGTTCTTGGCTTCAACTTCGTTGGCGATGGCCTTCGTGACGCCTTTGACCCCAAGATGAAACGGTAG
- a CDS encoding ABC transporter ATP-binding protein: protein MKNPNNILEIDNLNTYFFTDIGVVKAVDGVSFDVPRGKTVGVVGESGCGKSVTSLSIMQLVQRPQGQIVDGEIRFNLDNQVYDIAKMPTEKMQKIRGNEISMIFQEPMTSLNPVFKVGMQIDEVIELHNPEMSKEQVSARTIEMIKMVGIANAEGVYEMYPHELSGGMRQRAMIAMALACTPKLIIADEPTTALDVTIQAQIMDLLRNLKDQINSSIMLITHDLGVIAEMADYVVVMYAGRVVEQGTAQEIFHSPKHPYTVGLMESKPSSNRKVERLYSIPGSVPNPIDMPNYCYFKDRCNKAFKACEGVYPPTYQISGTHRVACYQYMPGRRESNE, encoded by the coding sequence ATGAAGAACCCCAACAATATCCTTGAGATAGATAATCTGAACACTTATTTCTTCACTGATATAGGAGTTGTCAAGGCAGTTGACGGGGTATCCTTTGATGTGCCTAGAGGAAAGACTGTAGGTGTAGTTGGTGAGTCAGGCTGCGGCAAATCCGTGACCTCACTATCTATAATGCAGCTGGTGCAAAGACCCCAGGGGCAGATAGTGGATGGAGAGATCAGATTCAACCTGGACAACCAGGTATACGACATCGCTAAGATGCCCACAGAAAAAATGCAGAAAATAAGAGGCAATGAGATATCGATGATATTTCAGGAGCCAATGACAAGCCTTAACCCGGTATTTAAAGTCGGAATGCAGATAGACGAGGTAATTGAGCTTCACAATCCTGAAATGAGTAAGGAGCAGGTATCTGCAAGGACCATCGAGATGATCAAGATGGTAGGGATAGCCAATGCAGAGGGTGTTTACGAGATGTATCCCCACGAGCTGTCAGGCGGGATGAGGCAAAGAGCTATGATCGCCATGGCGCTTGCATGTACCCCGAAGCTAATAATCGCTGACGAGCCGACGACTGCACTTGATGTAACTATCCAGGCGCAGATCATGGACCTTTTGAGAAATCTTAAGGATCAGATAAATTCCAGCATCATGCTTATTACCCACGACCTTGGCGTAATAGCTGAGATGGCAGATTATGTGGTTGTAATGTATGCAGGAAGAGTTGTTGAGCAGGGGACTGCACAGGAGATATTCCATTCACCAAAGCATCCATATACAGTCGGGTTGATGGAGTCCAAGCCAAGCAGCAACAGGAAGGTCGAAAGACTTTACAGCATACCTGGATCAGTTCCAAATCCGATCGATATGCCGAACTACTGCTACTTCAAGGATAGATGCAACAAGGCATTCAAGGCCTGTGAGGGAGTTTATCCTCCAACATATCAGATAAGCGGTACACATAGGGTGGCTTGCTACCAATACATGCCGGGAAGGAGGGAGAGCAATGAGTGA
- a CDS encoding ABC transporter ATP-binding protein: protein MSEAVRYDDFVEENDENIIQVKNLKKYYPISGGMFSQVKGYVKAVDDVSFDIKRGTTMGLVGESGCGKTTIGKTILRLTDKTSGSVKFDGIEIHDLNRRDLRALRPRIQIIFQDPYSSLSPRMPVGEIIGEAVREKKLVPEAEFDEYITRIMKDCGLQEYHKDRYPHEFSGGQRQRICIARALALNPEFIVCDEPVSALDVSIQAQIINLLKDLQEKYDLTYLFISHDLSVVEHISDTVGVMYLGNLVEYADKESIFRNPLHPYTQALFSAIPVPDPDFKAERIILEGSIPSPANPPSGCKFHTRCRYAMDICSREIPLMQEMEEGHKVACHLYNKE from the coding sequence ATGAGTGAGGCTGTAAGATATGATGATTTTGTAGAAGAAAATGATGAAAACATAATCCAGGTCAAAAATCTCAAGAAATACTACCCGATTTCCGGAGGTATGTTCTCCCAGGTAAAGGGCTATGTAAAGGCGGTTGATGACGTAAGCTTCGATATCAAGCGAGGCACGACCATGGGCCTTGTTGGTGAATCAGGCTGCGGGAAAACTACGATCGGAAAGACAATACTCAGACTGACAGATAAAACCAGCGGTTCAGTAAAGTTTGACGGGATAGAAATACACGACCTTAATCGAAGAGACCTTAGAGCCTTAAGGCCCAGGATCCAAATCATATTCCAGGACCCGTATTCAAGCCTTTCACCAAGGATGCCCGTTGGTGAGATCATAGGTGAGGCTGTAAGGGAGAAGAAGCTTGTGCCTGAGGCAGAATTTGATGAGTACATCACACGCATCATGAAGGATTGCGGTCTTCAGGAGTACCATAAGGACAGGTATCCCCATGAGTTTTCAGGCGGACAAAGGCAGAGGATATGCATTGCGAGAGCCTTGGCACTTAATCCTGAGTTTATAGTGTGCGATGAGCCCGTTTCAGCACTTGACGTATCTATACAGGCACAGATCATAAATCTTCTTAAGGATCTTCAAGAAAAGTACGATCTGACATATCTTTTCATATCCCATGACTTGTCTGTTGTAGAGCATATTTCAGATACCGTCGGGGTAATGTATCTTGGAAATCTGGTTGAATATGCGGATAAGGAATCTATATTTAGAAATCCGCTGCATCCATACACTCAAGCGCTTTTCAGCGCGATCCCTGTACCGGATCCGGACTTCAAGGCAGAGAGGATCATCCTTGAGGGGAGTATCCCTTCACCTGCGAATCCGCCGTCAGGATGCAAGTTCCACACAAGGTGCAGATATGCGATGGATATCTGCAGTAGAGAGATCCCATTGATGCAGGAGATGGAAGAGGGGCATAAGGTGGCCTGTCATTTATATAATAAGGAGTAG
- the pap gene encoding polyphosphate:AMP phosphotransferase, which produces MENDKRDYKKENKELKEEIGNLQRRVKDAGFPVLILFDGWESSGKGFMVNELITEMDPRIFKIKVYEEATEDEKRKPFLWRFWQGIPSKGSIHIYIHSYYKNIMSGNRLGKPIAYDDVKDIELFEKQLVNDGTLIIKFFLEVSKKNQEDRVKKLASSKYTDFRVTENDWDQIKRRKEYKAMFSEILSITDYEQSHWNIISTDKKQKAINEMLTTVKKMIEKRLENGIGEKEATPETHTEYIKRESNVLGSVDLSKKLETEEYQDRLGKLQLEAKEVAYALYTKRIPSIIVFEGWDAAGKGGAIKRLTQEMDPRGYEVIPISAPDSTEKQYNYMWRFYKHMPKTGHMTIFDRSWYGRVMVERVENLVSAGDYMRAFDEINSNEKHVANFGTLIIKFFIHIDKDEQLRRFNDREEDPDKNYKLTDEDWRNRDKWDIYKEAIEEMLARTNTPYAPWVIVEGNDKYYARIKVIETFLKMAREKLNKA; this is translated from the coding sequence GTGGAGAATGATAAGAGGGATTATAAGAAAGAAAATAAAGAACTTAAAGAGGAGATCGGAAATCTGCAGAGAAGAGTAAAGGATGCCGGATTTCCAGTTCTAATCCTCTTCGATGGATGGGAATCGTCAGGGAAGGGATTCATGGTAAACGAGCTTATCACAGAAATGGATCCTCGAATCTTTAAAATAAAGGTATATGAGGAAGCTACAGAGGATGAGAAGAGAAAACCATTCCTGTGGAGATTCTGGCAAGGGATCCCGTCTAAGGGCAGCATCCATATATACATCCATAGCTATTATAAAAATATAATGTCAGGCAACAGACTTGGTAAACCTATCGCTTACGACGATGTAAAGGATATCGAGCTTTTTGAAAAGCAACTGGTAAATGACGGCACATTGATTATCAAGTTCTTTTTAGAGGTTTCCAAAAAAAATCAGGAGGACAGGGTCAAGAAGCTTGCATCAAGCAAGTACACTGATTTCAGAGTCACAGAAAATGACTGGGATCAAATAAAGCGCCGCAAGGAATACAAGGCAATGTTCAGTGAGATCCTGTCAATAACTGATTATGAGCAGAGTCATTGGAATATAATATCGACAGATAAAAAGCAGAAAGCTATAAATGAAATGCTTACCACAGTTAAAAAGATGATTGAGAAAAGGCTCGAAAACGGAATTGGAGAGAAGGAAGCAACTCCGGAGACACACACGGAATATATAAAGAGAGAGTCTAACGTCCTTGGATCAGTTGATTTGAGTAAGAAGCTGGAAACAGAGGAATATCAGGATAGGCTTGGCAAGCTCCAGCTTGAAGCGAAGGAAGTTGCCTATGCTCTGTACACAAAGAGGATCCCATCAATAATTGTATTTGAAGGGTGGGATGCTGCAGGAAAAGGCGGTGCCATAAAGAGGCTTACTCAGGAAATGGATCCAAGAGGCTACGAAGTCATTCCTATATCTGCACCTGACAGTACAGAGAAGCAGTACAACTATATGTGGAGATTTTATAAGCACATGCCTAAAACTGGACATATGACTATTTTCGACAGATCCTGGTATGGAAGAGTCATGGTTGAGAGAGTTGAAAACCTTGTTTCAGCCGGTGATTATATGAGGGCGTTTGATGAAATAAACTCAAATGAGAAGCATGTTGCAAATTTCGGCACCCTGATAATAAAATTCTTTATCCATATCGACAAGGATGAGCAGCTAAGAAGATTCAACGACAGGGAGGAAGACCCTGACAAGAATTATAAATTGACCGATGAGGACTGGCGAAACAGGGATAAATGGGATATTTATAAGGAAGCTATCGAAGAGATGCTGGCGCGGACGAATACCCCATACGCTCCTTGGGTGATTGTTGAGGGCAACGATAAGTATTATGCCAGAATTAAGGTAATAGAGACTTTTCTTAAAATGGCAAGGGAGAAGTTAAATAAAGCTTAG
- a CDS encoding redoxin domain-containing protein, translating to MASVEVNREAPDFEFKDFRGDMFKLSAFKGEKNVLIVLNRGFVUPYCQKHMMQLHQDYNKFVDRDTAIVAIGPENADSFEKYWKNNDLEFYGIPDPKHEVLKLYGQKVNLFKLGRMPAQMLVDKAGVLRFVHYGHSMQDIPENDEILGSIDSL from the coding sequence GTGGCAAGTGTAGAAGTAAATAGAGAGGCACCGGATTTTGAATTTAAGGATTTTAGAGGGGATATGTTTAAGCTTTCAGCATTCAAGGGAGAGAAAAATGTACTTATAGTATTGAACAGGGGCTTTGTATGACCGTATTGCCAAAAGCATATGATGCAGTTGCATCAGGATTATAACAAGTTTGTGGATAGGGATACAGCAATAGTGGCAATTGGACCGGAGAATGCAGACAGCTTTGAGAAGTACTGGAAGAATAATGATCTGGAGTTTTATGGAATCCCGGATCCTAAGCATGAGGTGTTGAAGCTATACGGGCAAAAGGTCAACCTGTTCAAGCTTGGCAGGATGCCAGCGCAGATGCTGGTGGACAAGGCGGGCGTGCTTCGGTTCGTGCATTATGGACATTCCATGCAGGATATACCGGAGAACGATGAGATACTTGGATCAATAGATTCACTTTAA